In the Hordeum vulgare subsp. vulgare chromosome 7H, MorexV3_pseudomolecules_assembly, whole genome shotgun sequence genome, one interval contains:
- the LOC123412744 gene encoding sphingoid long-chain bases kinase 1-like: protein MSSRSLVRSPVSCSAVNECFSYNSRRPRSYYQYSNTMKLQTPQAGQVLLPRKLWKSTRLQTTLLIQRRTVSNCCSDLSTTYTEQLPSYLALNVLQDQSNAKQNNIRKVLVILNPNSGFRSSREVFYKKVQSTLKLSGFAMEVVETAYAGHAKVLASTVDLSTCPDGIICVGGDGVVNEVVNGLLGRDDLREALQLPIGIVPAGSDNSLVWSVLGIRDPVSAATALAKGGFTPIDVFAVKWIQAGVTHFGLTASYCGFVADVLQLSEKFRLQLGPFRYVIAGILKFLSLPQYKFEVDYLPLSPEKNPNLEPQIEKCHDQLSDGIKVKSGTYMDSSTGDNWVTRKGEFLGILVCNHFCRPAQGLFSPLVAPKAQHDDGSLDLILVHGSGRLRLFCFFVAYQFCWHLLLPFVEYVKVKQVKIRPVGSTHSGCGVDGELLQAEGQPEWQCSLLPVQGRLLGRHPRTQK from the exons ATGAGCTCCAGAAGCCTCGTCCGATCCCCG GTATCCTGTAGTGCTGTAAACGAATGTTTTTCCTACAATTCACGCCGTCCAAGAAGCTACTATCAGTATTCTAATACCATGAAGCTACAAACACCGCAAGCTGGCCAGGTGCTTTTGCCTCGGAAATTATGGAAATCTACTCGATTGCAGACCACCCTTCTCATCCAGAGGCGGACTGTGTCAAACTGTTGCTCTGACCTTAGTACCACTTACACAGAGCAACTTCCCAGCTATTTAGCACTTAATGTTTTGCAAGACCAATCAAATGCGAAACAAAACAATATTCGTAAAGTCCTTGTCATCCTGAATCCTAATTCTGGATTCCGTAGCTCTCGTGAGGTTTTCTACAAGAAAGTGCAATCAACACTGAAG CTTTCAGGCTTCGCGATGGAGGTTGTTGAAACAGCGTATGCTGGTCATGCAAAGGTGCTTGCTTCTACTGTTGACCTCAGTACATGCCCTGATG GCATCATCTGTGTTGGGGGTGATGGAGTCGTAAATGAG GTTGTGAATGGTTTACTTGGTAGAGATGATTTGAGAGAGGCGCTTCAACTTCCTATTGGGATAGTTCCTGCTGGTTCCGATAATTCATTAGTGTGGAGTGTTCTTGGCATCAGGGATCCTGTGTCAGCAGCAACTGCTTTAGCCAAG GGTGGTTTCACACCGATTGATGTGTTTGCTGTAAAATGGATCCAAGCTGGAGTTACTCATTTCGGTTTGACGGCTTCCTACTGTGGTTTTGTAGCTGATG TTCTGCAATTATCTGAAAAGTTCCGCCTGCAGCTTGGGCCCTTCCGTTATGTCATCGCTGGCATTCTTAAGTTTTTATCCCTGCCCCAATACAAATTTGAGGTGGATTATCTGCCTTTATCACCAGAGAAAAATCCTAACCTGGAGCCACAGATTGAAAAATGCCATGACCAGCTTTCTGATGGTATCAAGGTTAAGAGTGGTACTTATATGGATAGTAGCACTGGAGATAATTGGGTTACGAGGAAAGGGGAGTTTCTTGGCATTCTGGTCTGCAACCACTTTTGCAGGCCTGCCCAGGGGTTATTTTCTCCACTTGTTGCACCAAAAGCTCAGCATGATGATGGCAGTCTGGACTTGATTCTTGTACATGGAAGTGGAAGACTCAGATTATTTTGCTTTTTTGTTGCCTATCAGTTCTGCTGGCATCTTCTACTCCCTTTTGTGGAATATGTCAAG GTAAAACAAGTAAAGATTAGGCCAGTCGGCAGTACCCACAGTGGTTGTGGTGTCGATGGCGAGCTTCTTCAGGCGGAAGGCCAACCAGAATGGCAGTGCTCTCTGCTCCCAGTACAAGGCCGGTTGCTTGGCCGGCATCCCAGAACACAGAAGTAG